From one Lolium rigidum isolate FL_2022 chromosome 4, APGP_CSIRO_Lrig_0.1, whole genome shotgun sequence genomic stretch:
- the LOC124647419 gene encoding cell division control protein 48 homolog A: MASNDEASASASASAPAPADPKGKKDFSTAILERKKSPNRLVVDEATNDDNSVVALHPDTMDKLQLFRGDTVLLKGKKRKDTICIVLADDTCEEAKVRMNKVVRKNLRVRLGDVVSVHQCQDVKYGKRIHTLPIDDTVEGITGNLFDAFLKPYFLEAYRPVRKGDLFLVRGGMRSVEFKVIETDPAEYCIVAPDTEIFCDGEPIKREDEERLDEVGYDDVGGVRRQMAQIRELVELPLRHPQLFKSIGVKPPKGILLFGPPGSGKTLIARAVANETGAFFFLINGPEIMSKLAGESESNLRKAFEEAEKNAPAIIFIDEIDSIAPKREKTHGEVERRIVSQLLTLMDGLKARAHVIVMGATNRPNSIDPALRRFGRFDREIDIGVPDEVGRLEVLRIHTKNMKLAENVELEHISKDTHGYVGADLAALCTEAALQCIREKMDIIDLEDETIDAEILNSMAVTNDHFKTALGTSNPSALRETVVEVPNVSWEDIGGLENVKRELQETVQYPVEHPEKFEKFGMSPSKGVLFYGPPGCGKTLLAKAIANECQANFISVKGPELLTMWFGESEANVREIFDKARQSAPCVLFFDELDSIATQRGGSQGDAGGAADRVLNQLLTEMDGMNAKKTVFIIGATNRPDIIDSALLRPGRLDQLIYIPLPDDASRLQIFKACLRKSPVAKDVDLNALAKYTQGFSGADITEICQRACKYAIRENIEKDIEMEKRRKDNPEAMEEDGVDEVSEIKAAHFEESMKYARRSVSDADIRKYQAFAQTLQQSRGIGSEFRFADRSSEAAAGAAADPFASAAAAADEDDLYS; this comes from the exons ATGGCCAGCAACGACGaggcctcggcctcggcctcggcctcggcACCCGCTCCCGCCGATCC GAAGGGCAAGAAGGACTTCTCCACGGCGATCCTCGAGAGGAAGAAGTCGCCCAACCGCCTCGTGGTCGACGAGGCCACCAATGACGACAACTCCGTCGTCGCGCTGCACCCGGACACCATGGACAAGCTGCAGCTCTTCCGCGGGGACACCGTCCTACTCAAG GGTAAGAAGAGGAAAGACACTATCTGCATTGTCCTTGCGGATGACACCTGTGAGGAGGCTAAAGTCAGGATGAACAAGGTCGTTAGGAAGAACCTCAGGGTGCGACTCGGCGATGTTGTCTCTGTCCATCAATGCCAGGACGTGAAATATGGCAAGCGTATCCACACTCTTCCAATTGATGATACAGTTGAAGGCATTACTGGCAACCTATTTGATGCCTTCTTGAAAC CATACTTCTTGGAAGCATACCGCCCTGTCAGAAAAGGAGATCTTTTCCTTGTCAGGGGTGGAATGAGAAGTGTGGAGTTCAAAGTCATAGAGACCGATCCTGCTGAATATTGCATTGTCGCACCGGATACAGAAATATTCTGTGATGGAGAGCCTATTAAGAGGGAGGACGAGGAGAGGCTTGATGAGGTTGGTTATGACGATGTTGGTGGGGTTCGGAGGCAGATGGCTCAAATCAGAGAGCTTGTTGAACTTCCACTGCGTCATCCTCAGCTTTTCAAGTCTATTGGCGTGAAGCCACCTAAGGGTATACTGCTATTTGGACCGCCTGGTTCTGGGAAGACCCTCATTGCCCGTGCTGTTGCAAATGAGACAGGTGCATTCTTCTTTCTGATCAATGGTCCAGAGATTATGTCAAAGCTAGCTGGAGAGAGTGAGAGCAATCTCAGGAAGGCATTTGAAGAAGCAGAGAAGAATGCTCCTGCTATAATTTTCATTGATGAGATTGATTCTATTGCTCCAAAGAGAGAGAAGACCCATGGAGAAGTGGAACGCCGTATTGTTTCTCAGCTCTTGACTCTTATGGATGGACTCAAGGCTCGCGCACATGTTATTGTTATGGGTGCTACTAATCGTCCCAACAGTATAGACCCTGCTCTCCGTAGGTTTGGAAGGTTCGACCGGGAAATCGACATTGGAGTTCCTGATGAAGTTGGTCGGCTTGAGGTTCTCCGCATTCACACAAAGAACATGAAACTAGCAGAGAAT GTTGAGTTGGAACACATTTCCAAAGACACCCATGGATATGTTGGTGCGGACCTTGCTGCGCTTTGCACTGAAGCTGCTCTTCAGTGCATTCGTGAGAAGATGGATATCATTGATCTGGAGGATGAGACCATAGATGCTGAGATATTGAACTCAATGGCTGTTACGAATGATCATTTCAAGACTGCTCTTGGGACCAGCAACCCATCTGCTCTTCGTGAAACT GTTGTTGAAGTTCCAAATGTGTCATGGGAAGACATTGGTGGACTGGAAAATGTCAAGAGGGAACTGCAAGAG ACTGTTCAATATCCAGTGGAGCATCCAGAGAAGTTTGAGAAGTTCGGTATGTCCCCATCGAAAGGAGTTCTGTTCTATGGACCCCCTGGTTGTGGTAAAACCTTGTTGGCCAAGGCAATTGCCAACGAGTGCCAGGCTAACTTCATCAGTGTCAAGGGACCGGAGTTGCTTACAATGTGGTTTGGTGAGAGTGAAGCCAATGTCCGTGAAATTTTTGACAAGGCGCGCCAGTCTGCACCATGTGTCCTCTTTTTTGATGAGCTTGACTCAATTGCTACACAG AGAGGAGGTAGCCAGGGCGATGCTGGTGGTGCTGCCGATAGAGTGCTGAATCAGCTTCTGACAGAGATGGATGGCATGAATGCTAAGAAAACTGTCTTCATCATTGGAGCCACAAACAGGCCTGACATCATAGACTCAGCGTTGCTTAGGCCAGGACGTCTTGATCAGTTGATATATATTCCACTTCCTGATGATGCCTCGAGGCTTCAAATTTTCAAAGCTTGTCTAAGGAAGTCCCCCGTGGCGAAGGATGTGGACCTGAATGCTCTCGCCAAATACACGCAAGGGTTCAGTGGTGCAGATATCACGGAAATATGCCAGCGTGCGTGCAAATATGCAATCAGAGAGAACATTGAGAAG GACATTGAGATGGAGAAGCGGAGGAAGGACAACCCTGAAGCAATGGAGGAGGATGGGGTGGACGAAGTATCTGAGATCAAGGCTGCCCACTTCGAGGAGTCAATGAAGTATGCACGGCGGAGTGTTAGCGATGCAGACATCCGCAAATACCAGGCGTTTGCCCAGACGCTGCAGCAGTCCCGTGGGATTGGCAGCGAGTTCCGCTTTGCTGATCGATCATCAGAAGCTGCTGCTGGAGCTGCAGCTGATCCCTTTGCGTCTGCTGCCGCAGCCGCTGATGAGGATGATCTATATAGTTAG